TTTGCTGTATATCTTTTGCTATTTTAGAGTCATCACGtgtctatctttcttttttctttttcctttttttctttttctttttctcattccttcacttcttctttttggctttaattgattcctttacttgtggTTTATCgtaaatattgtatttttaaaattctaaacataaacgtattttatgtctaaaaatattaaataacagGGTCtagttaatgtgtgcccttaggacacacattaattatctattttgaaaaaaattttatgaaaaattaaaaaagctatcaaaacagTAAATTACTTTTTcgtttttccataaaaaaatttctaaaattgttTACTAATATATGCCCTAAAGGCACATGCTAGTAAATCCCTAAAtaatatgcctaaatataaaatttaattaattatttaattgtcgTACCCATGCCATGTCGtacccttattttttaaaaattgccgTACCCCCGCATCCGTAcccgtgtccgtgtccgtgcaaCTTAGTATCTATTTGGATGTTCTTGATAAAACTTTTCAATACATTTAAATAAAGTATATAATCCCCCACACattgcaatgatttttttttttttaattcaaataattaacaTGTTTATCTCTGTTTATGAGTGTTATAAGCTATTTCTAACCTTttctatattattataataataataataataagtactAATTACAATTTTAGTCTGTTAATATTTTCAAaccaattcaaaataaaattgacaaaGTTGATGAACAATCAAGTTAGTTCAAGATTATTGGACTTCAAGgattaaaaaatgtatttggaAAAGGCTAACTACCTTGCCAATATTGTTGGCAGTCCGTACTTCTCCTCTTCCAttatttctatatgactcaATCCTCTAGCTGTCTGAGTTGCAATATCTCTTTGTTTTCTGGGTTAAATCTTGTGGTTTACTTCCTTGACACTTAATAGTATTACGTATTAACAATCACTTCCTATGCACTCACACTGATATTATGTTTGTACTATAGGATCATCTTCCAAGCTGAAGCGTGAAATTGTCATAGGTATGTAGTATTATCATGAAAAATTTGTCAGATGAAAACTGGGTTATCATTGGTTGCACATGACAAAGTTTCCTTTCTTTAACAACAGGCATTACGGCTGCTGTGCTTGGGACTATAGTAGTCTTTATCATAATATGCTGCCTTAGAAGAGAACAATTGAGTAAGGCATTGATCTTTAGGAGGACAGCAAGGAAAAACGATGAAAATGTCAAGACATTTATATTGAATTATGGTTCACTTGCTCCCAAGCACTATAGTTATGCAGAGATCAAGAAGATGACCAACTCATTCATAAACAAACTAGGCCAAGGAGGATATAGCAGTGTATACAAAGGAAAGCTGCCAGATGGTAAGCTCGTGGCAGTAAAAGTTCTAAGTGAATCCAAAGGCAATGGAGaagattttattaatgaagTTGCTAGCATTTGTAGGACTTCTCATGTTAATATAGTCACTCTTTTAGGTTTCAGTTATGAAAAGAACAAGCGAGCtctaatatatgaatttatgcCCAATGGATCTCTAGATAAATTCATATATCATCGAGAATCTTCAGCAACAAATTGTCGCTTGGAATGGAAAACATTGTACAAAATTGCAGTTGACATTGCTCGTGGACTAGAGTATTTACATCGAGGTTGTAGCACAAGGATTTTGCATTTTGACATAAAGCCTCAAAATATTCTTTTAGATGAagatttcaacccaaaaatctCTGATTTTGGCCTTGCTAAACTATGCCAAAGAAAAGATAGCATTGTATCAATGAATGGCATGAGAGGAACAGTAGGGTACATTGCACCAGAAGTATTTAGTCGAAGCTTTGGAGGAGTCTCTCACAAGTCTGATGTTTATAGTTATGGAATGCTGATTCTTGAAATGGTTGGAGGAAGAAAGAATTTTGATGCTGGAGTGTCTAACAgtagtgaaaaatattttccagattgGATTTATAAGGATCTTGAACTAGATTTGGATGGAAGAACTCGTGGGGTCATCACAGAGGAAAAAGAGACATCAAGTAAGATGATCCTGGTGAGTTTATGGTGCATTCAGACAAATCCAACTGATCGACCATCCATGAATAAGGTGGTAGAGATGTTAGAAGGAACTCTTCATTCCTTACAAATACCCCCAAAGCCTTTCTTGTGTTCGCCTAAAGTGTCACCAATGGAGTCTTCAACAACTTCATGAGCCAAAAttaattcaaaagaaaaggttaGGATCCAGTCTTGGGTGGGAAAAAGAGAAACATTTTTTATCAGTCATTTCATATATTGAATCTGATAGgacaaaaatgtatt
The sequence above is drawn from the Quercus lobata isolate SW786 chromosome 12, ValleyOak3.0 Primary Assembly, whole genome shotgun sequence genome and encodes:
- the LOC115972154 gene encoding LEAF RUST 10 DISEASE-RESISTANCE LOCUS RECEPTOR-LIKE PROTEIN KINASE-like 2.5, translating into MHPNLFPTITLFLIIVTITLIHCPTSLCADDEKYLTCEAPFNCSNLVNLSYPFWASNRPNYCGHPSFQLNCSSEFPQINITTMNHRVLEINNSSRSLKVARTDYLDTICPAAFVNTTIDNNLFSYIASSDTNLTLYYNCRTPLATIPTFVFYQFNCSISSSTEFINYYTLSSQTFLAISNYIGACDYWVNVPILQSEVPTTATYDAVIAAIDSGFMLEWDANNSQCDTCLEAGGLCGSDPTTSTFACHCTNGTFASGCSTVSTRSSSKLKREIVIGITAAVLGTIVVFIIICCLRREQLSKALIFRRTARKNDENVKTFILNYGSLAPKHYSYAEIKKMTNSFINKLGQGGYSSVYKGKLPDGKLVAVKVLSESKGNGEDFINEVASICRTSHVNIVTLLGFSYEKNKRALIYEFMPNGSLDKFIYHRESSATNCRLEWKTLYKIAVDIARGLEYLHRGCSTRILHFDIKPQNILLDEDFNPKISDFGLAKLCQRKDSIVSMNGMRGTVGYIAPEVFSRSFGGVSHKSDVYSYGMLILEMVGGRKNFDAGVSNSSEKYFPDWIYKDLELDLDGRTRGVITEEKETSSKMILVSLWCIQTNPTDRPSMNKVVEMLEGTLHSLQIPPKPFLCSPKVSPMESSTTS